CTTCGTTCTCCCCCTCCCCAAGCTGTTACATATGCAGACTGGATTGCTGCCTGATTGACCTTTTTCAGAGTTTCTGAAAGGTTCATCGTCCGGGATATTGCTCTGGACATAATAACAGCATCATGAGGCTCGATATCTACTCCAATACGAGCATCATCCCAGGATACATATTTTGTATCAAGGTTGGAGATCGATTGTTTCTCAGCATCAGATCTGATTATCTCAAGCATTTTAGGAGAAAAATCAATACCTGTTACAGATTTTACAGTCTTTGCAATCGGAATGGCAATAGCACCTGTTCCGCATCCAATATCAAGAACTGACCATTCAGGTTCAAGATGTATGCTCTCTAATACTTTTAATGGATAGTCATCGATTGTCATCCATTCTTTAAAAAGGGGAGCAATACAATCATATCGCTCAATTTCTGAATGCTCACTTGGTTTGGATGGATTTGCATGAGCCTGGGTTTCTTTCCACATTTCCTCCCAATCGATATCGTTAATTTTCACCGCTCACAAACTCCTTTTCTGGGGTAAAATATTTTTGAACTATTTATTCATTAATGTATGTAATTTAAGTGAACATTAATTAAAGTCAATATCAAAAGACTACAAAAGAGATCAGATACTATTGTAGAACAAAAAAGTAAAAAATAAATAGGGGAAATTACGCGGTTAATCCTGAATATGTGATAATAGTATTGACTTCAGTGTCAGTAATATCATAGTTCAGGTACTTCGTGTAGTATTCCTTTATCAAAGAGTTCAGATCAATATCTGTAAATTTCTCTGGATATATTACCTTTGCCAGCCATGGGATACCAATGATACGGTTTGCACCCGGTGGGCGGTCAATCCATCCAAATGGCTGGTTCGGTATAAGGTAGACCTGCTTATCCTTTACTGCCTTAATATCCTTCCAGTTTGGATCAGTCATGACAGATTTGTAGAATTTCTTGTCTCCGGCAACAATCACATCAGGATTCCATGATACAACCTGTTCCATTGAAACAGGGGACATTCCCCCGCTGCTACCCTGACTAACCTCGGCTACATTATTACCTCCACAGACTGCAATCAACTGTCCGTGTGGTGAACTTGCCGGATCGGTCTTTAATCCGTCAGGACCTTCTGCATAATACACCTTCTTCTTCTGATCATCTGGAATAGAGGCAACTGTAGTAGTGACCTTCTTATAGAGATTATCATAGAATGAATTAAGTGAGTTAGCACGGTCTTCAGCACCCAGGAGTGTTCCCAGGAATTTTATTTCAGGACCATAATTTGTGGCATTGGTTGAGTCAGCGCATGCAACAACAGGAATTGGGTTCAGCCTTGTTTGAACATCTTCAATATCAGCCTGGTTCCCTCCCATTGCAGGATCAAATCCATAGAGAACAATATCAGGTTTCATTGACTGGAATGTCTCATAGTTGAGTTTACTCCCCATCTGCTGACCGCCAACATTGGGCAGTGATTTATACTTTTCTGGAACATATGAGGAATTCTTTAGATCAAAATTAATCCCAATGAGATCATCAGGCTTAATCATGTAGACTGCTTCAGAAGTTGGAGGTGCTGTTCCAAGAATTGAATGAATTTCTGTTGGAATCGTTACAGATCTTCCAACCATGTCCGTAATTGTGCGAGTGTTTTCAGCAAAAACAGGGCTGACACATATTATAGCACAACATGCAAGGAGAACCAGAATTAGTCCTCTATACCATTGCTTGTTCATCTTTCAACCGTCCTCAACACGCATCTATATCAATCCTCAAGGGTTGCATATGAAATGGTGTAAATAACTTATATGTCAAGTCATATTAAGAGATCTTGTAAATAAATATAAATTAAGTATAATATTATTGCCAAACAAAACATCTATTATTTAATAAATGCTCTATATATCTGTTAACTATGTGTGTAGGTAATGCTTGTGGCGGCATGAGCGTCACTACGATTTATCCGGTTGCTCATAGCGATCCGGGTTTTATGATGATGGGTATCGGTCTTGGGGTAGCATTGCTCCTGATCATGGCGCTGATTAAACACTCTCAACTCCTCACTGGCAGGACAATCCCATGTTTCGTACAGTTGTTCTGATAACAATCCTTTTTTCCTGTATTATTGGATTAGTGGCAGCAGCAGATAATTCAGCAGCAGGGAGTTCATCTCCTATAACACTTACAATAATGACTCCCTATGACCAGGATCTCAATTCAGGGTTAAAAGAGATTGCAAAAGAATATGGGAAAGATCACAATACGATCATCAATATTATCAGTGTACAGGGCAGAAAGAAGATTGTAGATGAACTTTCCAGCGGAAACACATCTGCAGATCTCGTTGTTATAGAGAAAGAATACCAACCCTTCAACCTGAAAGGACTGTCCAGTCTTGAGAAAAAAGGACTTATTGATAAAAGCGAGAAACTGTATAACGCTGAAGCAGACCTTGTTGTTTCACAAAAAAGTCCTATCCAGTCGACACAGGATTTAAATGGAACCAGGTATGCTGCAGTAGATCTTGTGAATTATCATATGCCTGGTGGTTGTCTCGCAACCTCGTTGCTCTCTGTACTACCGGTACAACCTGAAGTGGTAAACCAGTCTGGAATTGATAAAATCTACGAGGCTGTTGAAAATACCTCCGCTGATTCAACTATTTTGTGGGCATCAGATTATAACGTGCAGAAGAAAAATCAGGGAGAATTGAAGGCAATACCATTACCAGAATATAGTATGGACAATTACATTGCTACCCTGACAAATTCTGCTAATAAGGATGAAGCTGCAGCATTCATGGATTTTGTCTTATCTCACAAGGATAAGCTACAAAATTAAGCGATTATATATCTTCTTTTTTGAATCATCCAAATGAAGAACTCCTCCGTTTCTTATCTGATCCCTCCATGAGGTCCATTGATCATCGACCTTTTGAATATATCTCATGGCAAGCCGTTCTTCTTCATCAGGAATAATAATTCCTGCAATCCCACCATTTTTAAAAAAGAGTCTTCGTGAACCCATCAGGGCAAGGACGGGATCATGAGTTGCAACAAATGTAATTTTCCCTTCTTTAACAAGCAACTCCAATGCGTTTTTCCTGTTTACTCCTGCATTCTCTATCTCATCAATAAGAACAACAGGGGATGGGCATAGAAGAGCTGTGTCAGCAATCATTAGAGCCCTGGATTGTCCTCCGCTTAATTGAGTAAGAGATACATCTGGTGAAAACTGTTCTCCGGATAAATTATTAGCCGTCTTCAGAATAAGATCAATGATATTTTCTGGATCAGGAATAAGGCGGGATTCAGCATGTAGGGCAATAAATTCTCTCACTGTTAAATCCACAACAAAGTTCATCTGTTGTGATAATTGTGCAATTAACCCAATCGCACTGGTTCGCAATGAAGATGATGGTATTTCACCATTTATTAAAATTTTTCTGCCTGAAGGAGTATCACCCTGAGCAAGAGATTCAATATCTCCGAGCATCCTGCTCTTACCAGAGCCAGTTGGCCCAACCAGACAGATAATATCACCGGATTGGCAACAAATGGAGTATGGTTCAATATCGCCTGATTTGTTGGTTCCTCCAATTATCGTCATATTTTTGACTTCAGGGAATAGTCTTACATTATTATAATCTTCAGAAAGACCTTCCTGAATTTGCAAATGGGTATTCTCAATGCTCAAAATTCCATCCTCTTTACGTTTCCCATTTGATAGTCTCTTCCGATTCTGATTTCACCAAGGCAATAAGAACAGAGAGCAGCTGGCATCGCAAATCTGAGTGAACAATCATTTACAGTTATGGTATCCGGAGTATTCTTCATTTCATCTGCCAATGGAAGGACTCCCTGACCAGTCAGGCCGTTGATTTTTATAACTTTTGCAGATGGATTTGCTCTGCCGACTCTAAATGCGAAAACTTCCCGTTCAGCCTGAGAGACAATATCCCCTTTGGTTATAACAATCATATCAGAAAGTCTCAGCATAGGTCCAATTTTTTTCGGTGTATTAATCCCGCTGAGCGTATCAATAACGCATATGCCAAGGATGCCTCTAATGTGGGGAGAACACCTGTTACAGAGTCCCGCACTCTCAGTAATCAGAAGATCCAGATTCTCTTTCAGTCCCCAGGATACACATTCCTCAATATTTGAAACAAAATAGTGATCAGGACAGAGGTTTCCGGCAAGGCCTATATGTATTGGAACACCTGCTGCCTGGTATGTATCTTCATCTCCTGATGAGATACAGTCAAACTTTATTACACCAACTGAAATTCCTGCTTTTTTAAGTTCACGGATTGTATGAAGAATTACCGATGTTTTACCTGAAGAAGGAGGACCTGCAACAGTTACAAGTTTCATGATGTTTTTCCATAAAACAACCGGGTAAATTCAGAAGATATTTGATCGATTTCTGCACCGATGTCATGAGTATTTATGTAATCCCATCCAATCCAGTTGAATTTGGCGTCTGGATCCACACATGGTGGAACTCCTGTCATACTCGGAAATGCTGCATTACTAAATATAGATCCGGTTTTTTCTCCAGCTAAAAACGATATAAGGGGATCGAGTTCTGGTTGATGTTCTCTTTTTACAATCATCGTTACCGGACTGACAATTGGACCTTCTTCTGGCCAGATAATTGAAACTTCTGAAGATTTCTCAGCCAATTTCGCAAAGAAAAGAGGAAGTATGGAAATGGGGGGGGCAGGGTGTCGTTTAAATTTCGCCGCCTTAACCATTTCTGATGGATGTGAACCTTTTTGAACAGTCTTTGCAAATTGTCTTACTCCTTCAATGCCATATTCGGAGTATATTGTGAGAAGAACAGTCTCACAAAAAAAACCATCCTGGCCCCTGATTGTGAGAGAATTTTCATATTCTGGTTTTAAAAGATCACTCCATCGCTCTGGTACTTCAAGATCACCAAGCCGGGTGTGGTCAACCATAAGAACCTCAATGTTTGCACCAATAACTGAGTATTGATGTTCAGGATCCTGAAGATCAAGGTTTTTATATGGAGATCTCCCGTGTTCAATGGGATCCATAAATAAGTTTCTTTTCCTGAACTTATCAAAAAAATTTCTGTAATAATATCCATTCAGTCCTGGAGAAATTACAATATCAGGCATTTGGTTTATGTCTGTAAAATTTTTGACATAATCATAGTATGATAACTGATTATTTGCATTAGATTCAAGAAGATATGTAAACGGGGGATTATTATCATATGCTTTGGATAAGAGGTCTGCAAATGCCATATCAAAGGGCACTTTGACCGGACAGGGGAGAAGAGCAAGAAAATTAATATCGTGTTGATCATAACCCCGTTCAACAAGAGTGGATGGTGTTATCGTCGATGGATCTGGTAGTTGTTCTTCAAGCAATTTGATAAATCCGGTTTTATCAATGTGATGCTGTTTTAAAAAAGCTCCCAGATGAATTCCATATTCTGGTGATTCTTCATCAATCTCTATATTATAATGTCTGAATACTTTTCTGGTTTCCGGAAACCTCGTTAAAACCTCACATACTGGTATGTTTGGAGTAATCCGAGTTTTTTCAGAGGAGGAAGGATGGTTTTTCATGATCTGAACCTGGTATGTACGATACTATGTACTGAGTGCCCGATGAATTCTTTGTTTTAGACGAGTTTAATCCTAGTGTGACTTCATGTTGGGTTTTAAGAGTTTGTTGATATTAATATCCAATAATTCTTCCATTACACGATAACTGACATATTACATAGGGATTAATAATTTTTAATCTTTTATTTCCATATTTAATCATGTAGTTCTTGTTTTTATGATCTGATCAATAGTAGGATGTCCAGAGTTATCATGGCCCAATTGGTATCAAATGTTGATTATAGAACAACCTGTAACATCCAGCTTCTTTTGTAAAAAAGAAAAAAATTTTTTCAAATGAAATTTTACTAGATGTTGTGTAAAAATCGAAAAATAGGTTTTAAAATGCAACAAAGTTTCAAAAAATTAATAGGATTGTAATCCAGATCCTGTCATAATGTCCTTTA
This Methanospirillum lacunae DNA region includes the following protein-coding sequences:
- a CDS encoding class I SAM-dependent methyltransferase, whose product is MWKETQAHANPSKPSEHSEIERYDCIAPLFKEWMTIDDYPLKVLESIHLEPEWSVLDIGCGTGAIAIPIAKTVKSVTGIDFSPKMLEIIRSDAEKQSISNLDTKYVSWDDARIGVDIEPHDAVIMSRAISRTMNLSETLKKVNQAAIQSAYVTAWGGGERRINKEIMAALGLEYHNSPDYLYVFNILAQMGIQPNVKHLMCSSRVTYHTISQALSSYQLLYHLNPEQMKVVQPVIEKNLVKCENGLLQAPDDKPVWSLIWWEKSKL
- a CDS encoding ABC transporter substrate-binding protein, which translates into the protein MNKQWYRGLILVLLACCAIICVSPVFAENTRTITDMVGRSVTIPTEIHSILGTAPPTSEAVYMIKPDDLIGINFDLKNSSYVPEKYKSLPNVGGQQMGSKLNYETFQSMKPDIVLYGFDPAMGGNQADIEDVQTRLNPIPVVACADSTNATNYGPEIKFLGTLLGAEDRANSLNSFYDNLYKKVTTTVASIPDDQKKKVYYAEGPDGLKTDPASSPHGQLIAVCGGNNVAEVSQGSSGGMSPVSMEQVVSWNPDVIVAGDKKFYKSVMTDPNWKDIKAVKDKQVYLIPNQPFGWIDRPPGANRIIGIPWLAKVIYPEKFTDIDLNSLIKEYYTKYLNYDITDTEVNTIITYSGLTA
- a CDS encoding molybdate ABC transporter substrate-binding protein, which translates into the protein MFRTVVLITILFSCIIGLVAAADNSAAGSSSPITLTIMTPYDQDLNSGLKEIAKEYGKDHNTIINIISVQGRKKIVDELSSGNTSADLVVIEKEYQPFNLKGLSSLEKKGLIDKSEKLYNAEADLVVSQKSPIQSTQDLNGTRYAAVDLVNYHMPGGCLATSLLSVLPVQPEVVNQSGIDKIYEAVENTSADSTILWASDYNVQKKNQGELKAIPLPEYSMDNYIATLTNSANKDEAAAFMDFVLSHKDKLQN
- a CDS encoding ATP-binding cassette domain-containing protein: MSIENTHLQIQEGLSEDYNNVRLFPEVKNMTIIGGTNKSGDIEPYSICCQSGDIICLVGPTGSGKSRMLGDIESLAQGDTPSGRKILINGEIPSSSLRTSAIGLIAQLSQQMNFVVDLTVREFIALHAESRLIPDPENIIDLILKTANNLSGEQFSPDVSLTQLSGGQSRALMIADTALLCPSPVVLIDEIENAGVNRKNALELLVKEGKITFVATHDPVLALMGSRRLFFKNGGIAGIIIPDEEERLAMRYIQKVDDQWTSWRDQIRNGGVLHLDDSKKKIYNRLIL
- a CDS encoding GTP-binding protein, encoding MKLVTVAGPPSSGKTSVILHTIRELKKAGISVGVIKFDCISSGDEDTYQAAGVPIHIGLAGNLCPDHYFVSNIEECVSWGLKENLDLLITESAGLCNRCSPHIRGILGICVIDTLSGINTPKKIGPMLRLSDMIVITKGDIVSQAEREVFAFRVGRANPSAKVIKINGLTGQGVLPLADEMKNTPDTITVNDCSLRFAMPAALCSYCLGEIRIGRDYQMGNVKRMEF
- a CDS encoding ABC transporter substrate-binding protein, giving the protein MKNHPSSSEKTRITPNIPVCEVLTRFPETRKVFRHYNIEIDEESPEYGIHLGAFLKQHHIDKTGFIKLLEEQLPDPSTITPSTLVERGYDQHDINFLALLPCPVKVPFDMAFADLLSKAYDNNPPFTYLLESNANNQLSYYDYVKNFTDINQMPDIVISPGLNGYYYRNFFDKFRKRNLFMDPIEHGRSPYKNLDLQDPEHQYSVIGANIEVLMVDHTRLGDLEVPERWSDLLKPEYENSLTIRGQDGFFCETVLLTIYSEYGIEGVRQFAKTVQKGSHPSEMVKAAKFKRHPAPPISILPLFFAKLAEKSSEVSIIWPEEGPIVSPVTMIVKREHQPELDPLISFLAGEKTGSIFSNAAFPSMTGVPPCVDPDAKFNWIGWDYINTHDIGAEIDQISSEFTRLFYGKTS